In one Terriglobia bacterium genomic region, the following are encoded:
- a CDS encoding cupin domain-containing protein, whose protein sequence is MKNETIRIGQITIDFLLEAADTNGSVAMFEFGVPPGAKVPLPHSHERYDETIYGLEGVITFTVEGKAVDIASGESYFIPRGAVHGFNNLKQEHAKALAVITPALIGPAFFKESAEIVNAGGPPDLEKLKAVMARHGLVPAIPKIT, encoded by the coding sequence ATGAAAAACGAAACGATCCGAATTGGCCAAATCACAATCGATTTTCTGCTGGAAGCGGCAGACACCAATGGCTCGGTAGCTATGTTTGAATTTGGCGTGCCGCCTGGAGCCAAGGTCCCGCTTCCTCATTCCCACGAACGTTACGACGAGACTATTTATGGATTAGAAGGCGTCATTACGTTTACGGTAGAAGGCAAAGCCGTGGACATTGCTTCCGGTGAATCTTATTTTATCCCGCGGGGTGCGGTTCACGGCTTTAACAATCTAAAACAAGAGCACGCCAAAGCCTTGGCGGTAATTACCCCGGCTCTGATCGGACCCGCCTTCTTCAAAGAGTCCGCCGAAATTGTGAACGCCGGTGGCCCTCCGGACCTGGAAAAATTAAAAGCGGTGATGGCCAGACACGGACTCGTTCCGGCAATCCCCAAAATTACATAA
- a CDS encoding dihydrodipicolinate reductase has product MRAIQYGVGPIGASIARLLREKKAIQICGAIDTDPAKIGRDLGEVVGAPDAPWGVKISGHANEVLDQAADVVIHSTSSSLPKVLDQLLACLEAESCVVSTCEELAYPYRTHPELAAKLDAAAKDWGVALVGTGINPGFVMDKLLITLAAVSQRIEHAKALRIVDAATRRMPLQQKIGAGMSVEEFTAQVAAGVIKHVGLPESVAMIADSLNLPVEQIIETIEPVVAQERVQTGFLTVEAGQAAGVHQIARGIGGGKELVYLELQMYVGAKNPADTIELTGHPAVSLTIPGGCHGDIATAAVVVNTIPAILDAPAGLRTARDLPIGFFSPNAKP; this is encoded by the coding sequence ATTCGCGCCATCCAGTATGGTGTCGGCCCCATTGGCGCCTCCATCGCCCGGCTGCTGCGGGAAAAGAAAGCCATTCAGATCTGCGGGGCGATTGACACCGATCCCGCGAAGATCGGCCGCGACCTCGGCGAAGTCGTGGGCGCCCCCGACGCCCCCTGGGGCGTAAAAATCTCCGGGCATGCCAACGAAGTGCTGGACCAGGCGGCCGACGTGGTCATCCACTCGACCTCCTCCTCCCTGCCCAAGGTGCTGGACCAGCTGCTGGCCTGCCTCGAGGCGGAGTCCTGCGTGGTTTCCACCTGCGAGGAGCTGGCCTATCCCTACCGCACGCATCCGGAGCTGGCGGCCAAGCTGGATGCCGCGGCCAAGGACTGGGGCGTGGCCCTGGTGGGCACGGGCATCAATCCCGGCTTCGTGATGGACAAGCTGCTGATCACCCTGGCGGCGGTCTCCCAGCGCATCGAGCACGCCAAAGCGCTGCGCATCGTGGACGCCGCGACGCGGCGCATGCCCCTGCAGCAGAAGATCGGCGCGGGCATGAGCGTCGAGGAGTTTACTGCGCAGGTGGCCGCCGGGGTCATCAAGCACGTGGGCCTGCCGGAGTCCGTGGCCATGATCGCCGACAGCCTGAACCTCCCGGTCGAGCAGATCATCGAAACCATCGAGCCGGTCGTCGCCCAGGAGCGCGTGCAGACCGGATTCCTGACCGTGGAAGCCGGCCAGGCCGCCGGCGTACACCAGATCGCCCGCGGCATTGGCGGCGGCAAAGAGCTGGTCTACCTCGAGCTGCAGATGTACGTCGGCGCAAAAAATCCCGCGGACACCATCGAGCTGACCGGCCACCCCGCCGTCAGCCTGACCATCCCCGGCGGCTGCCACGGCGACATCGCCACCGCCGCCGTCGTGGTCAACACCATCCCCGCCATTCTCGACGCCCCGGCCGGCCTGCGCACCGCCCGCGACCTGCCCATCGGCTTCTTCTCCCCCAACGCCAAACCGTAG
- a CDS encoding 4a-hydroxytetrahydrobiopterin dehydratase — protein sequence MRAQKLSEAEIQERLAGRKGWTVENGKLHRTYECRDFVSAFGNMTRVALVAEAMNHHPEWCNVWNKVTVDLTTHSAGGISSLDFELAAKMDEIFAA from the coding sequence ATGCGCGCGCAGAAGCTCAGCGAAGCGGAAATCCAGGAGCGCCTGGCCGGAAGAAAAGGCTGGACGGTAGAGAACGGCAAGCTCCACCGCACCTACGAATGCCGCGATTTCGTGAGCGCTTTCGGGAACATGACCCGCGTGGCGCTGGTGGCCGAAGCCATGAATCACCACCCGGAATGGTGCAACGTATGGAACAAGGTGACCGTGGACCTGACCACGCACAGCGCCGGGGGCATCAGCAGCCTGGATTTCGAGCTGGCCGCGAAGATGGATGAAATTTTTGCGGCCTGA
- a CDS encoding flippase-like domain-containing protein, translating into MIGAHQARQAARRRLFILLRWGAGLAVLLLLAHVIPREPLRAALARVPGTRFLAILLAYLVVHLVGIAKWRMTVNAAGAGLDLSTSAQCYCGGLFGTLFLPSILGGDVVRLAVGLRRSPQPAGVLAGNIADRILDVCAQGGLVLVGLFLLPESLPGAWQAAARRALLIAALLGMVVALLSILLYRPLLRGHSVRFRRRLARFRHALRSVWRRPHVLVLGWLMGLFIQASFVLLGALLAISCGLLLPLRVWLFAWPLAKVVALLPLTQGGIGVREAALVVLLAPFGVAGPLAFATGLVWEAVVICGGLLAGLAALLLRRLDEAEEQA; encoded by the coding sequence ATGATCGGCGCGCACCAGGCGCGGCAGGCGGCGCGCCGCCGGCTCTTCATTCTCCTGCGCTGGGGCGCAGGCCTGGCCGTCCTGCTCCTGCTGGCCCATGTGATTCCCCGGGAACCTCTGCGCGCGGCGCTGGCGCGCGTGCCCGGGACGCGCTTCCTGGCTATTCTGCTGGCCTATCTTGTGGTGCATCTCGTGGGCATCGCCAAGTGGCGCATGACCGTGAATGCCGCCGGCGCCGGACTGGATCTCTCCACCAGCGCGCAATGCTACTGCGGGGGGCTGTTCGGCACGCTCTTTCTGCCCTCCATTCTGGGCGGAGATGTGGTGCGTCTGGCCGTGGGTCTGCGGCGCAGTCCGCAGCCCGCCGGGGTGCTCGCCGGGAACATCGCCGACCGTATTCTGGACGTGTGCGCGCAAGGCGGCCTGGTCCTGGTGGGCCTCTTCCTGCTCCCGGAATCTCTGCCCGGCGCCTGGCAGGCCGCGGCGCGCCGCGCGCTGCTGATCGCCGCGTTGCTGGGGATGGTGGTGGCGCTGCTGAGCATTCTGCTCTACCGGCCGCTGCTGCGCGGCCACTCGGTGCGCTTCCGGCGGCGGCTGGCAAGGTTCCGCCATGCGCTGCGAAGTGTTTGGCGGCGGCCGCACGTCCTGGTGCTAGGCTGGCTGATGGGGCTGTTCATCCAGGCGAGTTTCGTGCTGCTCGGCGCGCTCCTGGCGATTTCCTGCGGGCTGCTGCTGCCGCTGCGCGTGTGGCTGTTTGCCTGGCCGCTGGCGAAGGTGGTGGCGCTGTTGCCGCTCACCCAGGGAGGCATCGGAGTGCGCGAAGCGGCGCTGGTGGTACTGCTGGCTCCGTTTGGCGTGGCTGGTCCGCTGGCCTTCGCCACCGGCCTGGTCTGGGAAGCCGTGGTCATCTGTGGCGGCCTGCTGGCGGGCTTGGCCGCCCTGCTCCTCCGGCGCCTGGATGAGGCAGAAGAGCAGGCGTAG
- a CDS encoding diguanylate cyclase has product MSTTANTPSEARDTAKNLRILVAEAGAGQLARAFQEVIPNWGTECQLTLATSATTLVPTIAAVRPDAIFLDLSLCWPEPLQAVRRVRGAAPFTPLIILANPADKQFAALAVAEGAQDYLLKDYVTARTLERVLRAALERAAVAAAAESPEVLRDTLTGLYNARGFEVLAGRSLQRARRVGGTLLILWVREEKLGAIRAAFGREAAERLEREIAEVLSGIFRRSDLLAHVDEGEFVVLAADAGAAGAPLLRHRLEMRLGQQNRAPGRQFSLSVRIGSRLWSAESDASLESLMRESAAAAGAHVADNGPQPELVTLPEGNPPGRRP; this is encoded by the coding sequence ATGAGCACCACGGCAAACACACCTTCGGAGGCCCGAGACACTGCCAAGAATCTGCGCATTCTCGTGGCCGAGGCGGGAGCCGGACAGCTCGCCCGGGCCTTCCAGGAGGTCATTCCGAATTGGGGGACCGAGTGCCAACTCACTCTCGCGACCTCGGCTACCACGCTGGTGCCGACCATCGCCGCGGTGCGTCCCGACGCCATCTTCCTTGATCTTTCACTCTGCTGGCCGGAGCCCCTGCAGGCCGTGCGCCGGGTTCGCGGCGCGGCCCCCTTCACCCCGCTGATCATTTTGGCCAATCCTGCGGATAAACAATTTGCCGCCCTGGCCGTCGCGGAGGGCGCCCAGGACTATCTGCTGAAGGACTATGTAACTGCACGCACGCTGGAGCGGGTGTTGCGGGCGGCGCTGGAGCGCGCCGCCGTCGCCGCCGCCGCCGAATCCCCGGAGGTTCTCCGCGATACCTTGACGGGACTCTACAACGCGCGGGGTTTCGAGGTGCTTGCGGGGCGCTCTCTGCAGCGAGCCCGGCGCGTCGGCGGAACTCTCCTCATCCTGTGGGTGCGCGAAGAGAAACTGGGGGCGATTCGCGCGGCCTTCGGAAGGGAAGCGGCGGAGCGCTTGGAGCGCGAAATCGCGGAGGTTCTGTCCGGCATTTTTCGCCGTTCGGACCTGCTGGCCCACGTGGACGAGGGCGAATTCGTGGTTCTCGCGGCGGATGCCGGCGCAGCCGGAGCGCCACTTCTGCGCCACCGCCTGGAAATGCGTTTGGGGCAGCAGAATCGCGCGCCCGGCCGGCAGTTTTCGCTGAGCGTGCGCATCGGCAGCCGCCTGTGGTCCGCGGAGAGCGACGCTTCTCTCGAGAGCCTGATGCGGGAAAGCGCAGCGGCCGCCGGCGCACACGTCGCCGACAATGGCCCGCAGCCGGAGCTGGTCACGCTTCCGGAGGGAAATCCTCCGGGACGGAGACCGTGA